One part of the Glycine max cultivar Williams 82 chromosome 14, Glycine_max_v4.0, whole genome shotgun sequence genome encodes these proteins:
- the LOC100813131 gene encoding uncharacterized protein — protein sequence MPFGKALQQMPLYPKFLKDMITRKNNYIHSDTIVVEGNCNVVIQRILPQKHSDPGSVTIPCSIGEVALGKTLIDLGASINLMPLSMCRRLGELEIIPTRMTLQLADRFVARPYGVIKEVLVQVKHLIFPADFVVMDIEEDPEIPIILGCPFMSTASCIEDMGKGKLELSVEDQKISFDLFEEMKHPSYHKAYFDVEKVEREIELAATAKVLHSPLEKALTNHVECLTKEEEHEVQVCIKELEGAGENAERHTVFEELKNRGQIEKPKLELKTLPTHLKYVFLEDNEAKPVIISSSLKKTEEDQLVQILKKHKAAIGWFSHLRPDPQELAARLCIPGRGFELNADKLPLKILKKNLTTLAQT from the exons ATGCCTTTTGGAAAGGCTCTCCAACAAATGCCACTTTATCCTAAGTTTCTGAAAGACATGATAACTAGGAAGAACAATTATATCCACAGTGACACTATagttgtggaaggaaattgcaACGTTGTTATTCAACGTATCCTACCACAGAAGCATTCAGATCCAGGAAGTGTCACAATACCATGTTCTATTGGTGAGGTTGCACTAGGCAAGACTCTTATTGATTTAGGAGCCAGTATTAATTTGATGCCGCTCTCCATGTGCCGGAGACTTGGAGAGCTGGAGATAATTCCTACTCGGATGACCTTACAGTTAGCTGATCGCTTCGTTGCCAGACCCTATGGAGTGATTAAAGAGGTTCTGGTTCAGGTCAAGCATCTTATATTTCCTGCAGATTTTGTGGTTATGGATATAGAGGAGGATCCTGAAATTCCCATAATTTTGGGATGTCCTTTCATGTCCACCGCCAGCTGTATAGAAGATATGGGGAAAGGAAAATTAGAACTGAGTGTGGAGGATCAGAAAATTTCATTCGACTTATTTGAAGAAATGAAGCACCCAAGTTATCATAAAGCCTACTTTGATGTGGAGAAAGTAGAAAGGGAGATAGAATTAGCAGCTACAGCCAAGGTACTACATTCCCCTTTGGAAAAAGCACTGACTAATCATGTAGAATGTCTGACCAAGGAGGAGGAACATGAAGTGCAGGTTTGTATTAAAGAGTTAGAGGGTGCAGGGGAAAATGCTGAGAGACATACTGTGTTCGAAGAATTGAAGAACAGAGGACAAATAGAAAAACCTAAATTGGAATTGAAGACATTGCCTACACATTTGAAGTATGTATTCTTAGAGGACAATGAAGCCAAACCAGTCATCATTAGCAGCTCTTTGAAGAAGACAGAAGAGGATCAACTGGTGCAGATTTTGAAGAAGCATAAAGCAGCAATTGGATG GTTCAGTCATTTGAGGCCAGACCCACAAGAGTTGGCAGCCCGGTTGTGTATCCCTGGAAGGGGATTCGAGCTTAATGCAGACAAGCTGCCCTTGAAGATCCTGAAGAAGAATTTAACCACTCTCGCTCAGACCTAG